A genomic window from Sulfurospirillum multivorans DSM 12446 includes:
- a CDS encoding electron transfer flavoprotein subunit alpha/FixB family protein, translating into MSTCIIITDEAPFNGLINIAKPLGEMNAIVVGSKDLAKKVAISGVSSVLFLEACLPEAKANIVAKAVRELSPKIVLTSPTSGARAIAGAIAIALDAVIIQGIINISTENDTVVVEQMALNGRVLDTLTSKNHIVGFFAGEDIELSENSPVAINALDGDGYAMDINISSAGSETSGLAEASRVVSFGRGIKAKEDIALINSFASAIGAEVGCSMPIADDLSWLPKECYIGRSGQTTSPRVYFAIGISGAPQHLEGVRRAKVIVAINNDPEARIFRSADYGIVGDLYEIIPALKKVLNS; encoded by the coding sequence ATGAGTACTTGTATTATTATTACAGATGAAGCACCTTTTAATGGTCTTATTAATATTGCTAAACCTTTAGGCGAAATGAATGCTATTGTTGTTGGCTCTAAAGATCTAGCAAAAAAAGTAGCAATAAGTGGCGTTAGTTCAGTTTTGTTTCTAGAAGCATGTTTGCCTGAGGCAAAAGCTAATATTGTAGCAAAAGCTGTTCGAGAGCTTTCTCCTAAAATAGTCTTAACAAGTCCAACTTCTGGTGCAAGGGCAATCGCTGGTGCTATTGCAATTGCATTGGATGCCGTCATCATACAAGGGATTATAAATATATCTACAGAGAACGATACAGTAGTTGTTGAACAAATGGCTTTAAATGGACGTGTTTTAGACACTTTAACTAGTAAAAACCATATTGTAGGATTTTTTGCTGGTGAAGATATTGAACTTTCAGAGAATTCTCCTGTAGCAATAAATGCACTTGACGGTGATGGATATGCAATGGATATTAATATTTCAAGTGCAGGTTCTGAAACGTCTGGGTTAGCAGAAGCATCTCGTGTTGTATCCTTTGGACGAGGTATAAAAGCCAAAGAAGATATTGCTTTAATTAACTCTTTTGCTTCAGCAATAGGTGCTGAAGTTGGGTGTTCTATGCCAATCGCAGATGATTTAAGTTGGCTGCCCAAAGAGTGCTATATTGGTCGTTCTGGTCAAACAACTTCACCAAGAGTTTATTTTGCTATAGGTATTTCAGGTGCCCCACAACACTTAGAAGGTGTTCGTAGAGCTAAAGTTATTGTAGCGATTAATAATGATCCAGAAGCAAGGATTTTTCGTTCTGCTGACTATGGAATCGTTGGAGATCTATATGAAATCATTCCAGCACTTAAAAAAGTGCTCAATTCATAA
- a CDS encoding FAD-dependent oxidoreductase, with the protein MSIKFDAEYDVVVIGGGGSGLSAAVQVARNGNTCAVLEKGSTTGGSSSFAEGHAAFESDEQEKRGIHVSKTEAFNTYMDYSHWRADPALISRFVENAATTIVKMRDEIGAHYENVEITAPDQPGELVTWHLPEGEVARVIELLEADAIRRGVDLFMSTSATEVLRENGKIIGVKAIDADGQEVILGAKAVIVGTGGYANNPEMMDKYAKYNIGKDLINVGAEGNTGDGIKMVLEAGGIENPNIGTRLLFPLMRDKTITSHTNAAGFQPYFWVDQTGKRFVNEIVGLNFGHAGDVVASLPGAMYWSILSKESIDHLVNIGNDVGLGIYVRNYEKLVNLSNEIAADATDKDRTNVLSAGTIEELATKMKIAPSILRAEVDEYNNYCDAGEDKKFHKRAKYLHTIKEGPFYAIKMETGIMITMGALQINEYMEALNSDHEPISGLYVVGCDAGGLYGESYTLPIPGSANGFALTSGWLAADDISEKIKSGKLK; encoded by the coding sequence ATGAGTATTAAATTTGATGCAGAATATGATGTAGTAGTGATTGGTGGTGGCGGTTCAGGGCTTTCTGCTGCTGTCCAAGTTGCTAGAAATGGTAACACTTGTGCCGTTTTAGAAAAAGGGTCAACTACTGGAGGTAGTTCATCTTTTGCTGAAGGCCATGCCGCGTTTGAGTCTGATGAGCAAGAGAAAAGAGGTATTCATGTGAGTAAAACAGAAGCTTTTAATACTTATATGGATTATTCTCATTGGAGAGCAGATCCTGCTTTAATTTCTCGTTTTGTAGAAAATGCTGCAACGACCATTGTAAAAATGCGTGATGAGATTGGTGCACATTATGAAAATGTTGAAATTACTGCACCTGATCAACCAGGTGAACTCGTTACGTGGCACTTACCAGAAGGTGAAGTGGCACGAGTTATTGAACTCTTAGAAGCAGATGCTATAAGACGCGGCGTTGATTTATTTATGTCAACATCAGCAACAGAGGTTTTAAGAGAGAATGGAAAAATTATTGGTGTTAAAGCGATCGATGCCGATGGTCAAGAAGTCATATTAGGTGCAAAAGCTGTTATTGTTGGAACTGGAGGTTATGCAAATAACCCAGAGATGATGGATAAATACGCTAAATACAATATTGGTAAAGATCTAATCAATGTTGGAGCTGAAGGAAATACTGGTGATGGTATCAAAATGGTACTTGAAGCGGGTGGAATAGAAAACCCTAATATTGGTACACGTCTATTATTTCCTTTAATGCGAGACAAAACTATTACGAGCCATACTAATGCTGCAGGTTTCCAACCTTATTTTTGGGTTGATCAAACAGGTAAGCGTTTTGTAAATGAAATAGTTGGCCTTAATTTTGGTCACGCAGGAGATGTAGTTGCATCTTTACCAGGAGCAATGTATTGGTCAATTCTTAGTAAAGAATCAATTGACCATTTAGTAAATATTGGGAATGATGTAGGCCTTGGTATCTATGTAAGAAATTATGAGAAATTAGTCAATTTATCAAATGAAATTGCAGCAGACGCTACTGATAAAGATAGAACAAATGTATTATCTGCAGGTACTATTGAAGAACTTGCAACAAAAATGAAGATTGCCCCATCTATTTTAAGAGCAGAAGTTGATGAGTATAACAATTATTGCGATGCTGGTGAAGATAAAAAATTCCACAAACGCGCTAAATATCTCCATACCATAAAAGAAGGCCCATTTTATGCCATTAAAATGGAAACTGGAATTATGATTACAATGGGGGCTCTTCAAATCAATGAATATATGGAAGCTCTTAATTCAGATCATGAACCAATCTCTGGATTATATGTTGTTGGTTGTGATGCAGGTGGATTATATGGTGAATCTTATACATTGCCAATTCCTGGTTCAGCTAATGGATTTGCATTGACATCTGGGTGGTTAGCCGCAGATGATATTAGCGAAAAAATTAAATCTGGAAAGCTCAAGTAA
- a CDS encoding FAD-dependent oxidoreductase translates to MDEEIFDVIVVGGGIAGLVSAYQLAKSGHEVVLIERGVEAGSKNLSGGVFYSRIMEEIFPDFLKEAPVERHITRNIISFLNQTSAVNIDYWDQRLADPINAVSVLRVKLDAWLSGKCEEAGVMIMPGVRVDSLLKEGDQYVGVKAGEDELRAKVIILADGVNSFLAQDEGIRPKQLPKYLAVGVKSVIGLPRKVIEDRFRVRGNEGVAYAIVGDCTKSVAGGGFLYTNSESISIGVVLQLESIEKKGLTSTVIFDQFLEHPAIAPLIADGELLEYGCHLTMEDGPAMVAQEVSRPGLLIVGDAAGFTVNTGLTIRGMDFAAGSALAVAKTIDNALKNKDFSQSAMNMYRMELDSHWVGQDMKTYKNAPAFFETSRLYGDYGQLLADIFYRIFHHDLTPRKRLTSVVLGAFKASSLKVTNLIRDAFFGLKSL, encoded by the coding sequence ATGGATGAAGAAATATTCGATGTCATTGTTGTTGGGGGCGGTATCGCTGGATTAGTAAGCGCATATCAACTTGCAAAATCAGGGCATGAAGTTGTATTGATTGAACGAGGAGTAGAAGCTGGCTCTAAAAATTTATCTGGAGGTGTTTTTTATTCTAGGATTATGGAAGAAATTTTTCCAGACTTTTTAAAAGAAGCACCCGTTGAACGTCATATCACACGTAATATAATCAGTTTTTTAAATCAAACATCAGCAGTAAATATAGATTATTGGGACCAACGCCTTGCAGACCCTATTAATGCAGTTTCAGTTTTACGAGTAAAATTAGATGCATGGCTATCAGGAAAATGCGAAGAAGCTGGAGTAATGATTATGCCAGGCGTTCGTGTTGACTCACTCCTAAAAGAAGGAGATCAATATGTTGGTGTTAAAGCTGGGGAAGATGAGTTACGGGCTAAAGTCATAATTTTAGCAGATGGAGTGAACTCATTTTTAGCACAAGATGAAGGTATCCGTCCAAAACAACTACCAAAATATTTAGCAGTTGGCGTCAAATCAGTTATTGGATTACCGCGCAAAGTGATAGAAGATCGTTTCCGTGTTCGTGGAAATGAGGGTGTCGCATATGCTATCGTTGGTGATTGTACCAAATCTGTAGCGGGTGGTGGATTTTTATACACAAATTCAGAATCCATTTCCATTGGAGTTGTTCTACAACTTGAGAGTATAGAAAAGAAAGGGCTAACTTCTACAGTTATCTTTGATCAATTTTTAGAACATCCCGCTATTGCACCTCTAATTGCTGATGGTGAGCTGTTAGAATATGGTTGCCATTTAACAATGGAAGATGGCCCTGCTATGGTTGCTCAAGAGGTCTCACGACCTGGACTACTTATTGTTGGTGATGCTGCTGGATTTACAGTGAATACTGGATTAACCATCAGAGGAATGGACTTTGCTGCTGGTTCAGCGCTAGCTGTTGCTAAAACAATTGATAATGCTCTTAAAAATAAAGATTTTTCTCAAAGTGCCATGAATATGTATCGAATGGAACTTGATAGTCATTGGGTCGGGCAAGATATGAAAACATATAAAAATGCTCCAGCTTTTTTTGAAACATCAAGATTATATGGTGATTACGGGCAATTATTAGCCGATATTTTCTATAGAATTTTTCATCATGATCTAACACCAAGAAAACGTTTAACATCAGTAGTATTAGGTGCTTTTAAAGCCTCTAGCCTTAAAGTAACAAATCTTATACGAGATGCTTTCTTTGGCTTAAAATCTTTATAA
- a CDS encoding ferredoxin family protein codes for MANFGSIVERLNGNIYHLDEEESHIEVNQEIAKKMGVGKLFVRICPAHVYSEETDGSIGVSYAACLECGTCLAVATPGSLKWHYPKGGCGIAFREG; via the coding sequence ATGGCAAATTTTGGATCTATTGTTGAACGATTAAATGGTAACATTTATCACTTAGATGAAGAAGAATCACACATTGAAGTGAATCAAGAAATTGCAAAAAAAATGGGTGTAGGTAAACTTTTTGTACGTATTTGCCCAGCTCATGTATACAGTGAAGAAACAGATGGATCTATTGGTGTCTCTTACGCAGCATGTCTTGAATGCGGTACATGCCTGGCTGTCGCTACTCCTGGTTCATTGAAATGGCATTATCCTAAAGGTGGATGTGGCATCGCTTTTAGAGAAGGTTAA
- a CDS encoding Fic family protein encodes MKRWIWQYENYPHFTYQFEKLEHLLQKISMEQGYLLALSQTLSQDTIHQRQCDALLNETLSTSAIEGEILNRDSVKASIAKKFGFQNIDDKKIIDSTDNLVSILIDANTNYDKDLTLERLFGWHNALFPKGYSGLRKINIATFRGEDTMQIVGGHIGKEVVYYEAPPRKDLEKEMQHFLDWFNTEKLSLIKACIAHLWFVIVHPFDDGNGKITRAITDLVLSSIENSKISRLYSMSSTINENKKAYYSALENTTVYIHKEENPLDITLWCEWFLNTLYQALLDAKGKLNHIVFKTKFWDKHRDQPLNARQIKVLNFILDIGIENFKGNLSKKKYMSIADTASTTASRDISELLEFGCIEQIEGTAGRNISYKIVL; translated from the coding sequence ATGAAACGATGGATCTGGCAATATGAAAATTATCCACATTTTACCTATCAATTTGAAAAGCTAGAGCATTTACTTCAAAAAATATCAATGGAACAAGGCTATCTCCTAGCACTTTCACAAACATTAAGCCAAGATACCATTCATCAAAGACAATGCGATGCGTTGCTCAATGAAACATTGAGCACTTCTGCTATTGAGGGAGAAATACTCAATCGTGATAGTGTTAAAGCCTCTATTGCTAAGAAATTTGGATTTCAAAATATTGATGATAAGAAGATTATTGATTCAACAGATAATTTAGTTTCAATCCTCATTGATGCCAATACCAACTATGATAAAGATTTAACACTAGAGAGGCTCTTTGGTTGGCATAATGCATTGTTTCCTAAAGGGTATAGTGGGTTACGTAAGATAAATATAGCAACCTTTAGGGGTGAAGATACCATGCAAATTGTAGGTGGACATATCGGAAAAGAAGTTGTCTATTATGAAGCACCACCACGAAAAGATTTAGAAAAAGAGATGCAACACTTTTTAGATTGGTTCAATACTGAAAAACTAAGCCTTATAAAAGCATGTATTGCTCATCTTTGGTTTGTTATTGTTCACCCCTTTGATGATGGCAATGGAAAGATCACACGAGCCATTACAGATTTAGTGCTTTCCAGCATTGAAAACTCTAAAATCTCACGGCTTTACTCGATGTCAAGTACAATTAATGAGAATAAAAAAGCTTACTATTCTGCACTTGAAAATACAACGGTTTATATTCACAAAGAAGAAAACCCATTGGATATTACACTATGGTGTGAATGGTTTTTAAATACCCTCTATCAAGCACTCCTCGATGCCAAAGGAAAGCTTAATCACATTGTCTTTAAAACGAAGTTTTGGGATAAACATAGAGATCAACCACTCAATGCTAGACAGATCAAAGTGTTGAACTTTATTTTAGATATTGGCATAGAGAATTTCAAAGGGAATTTGAGTAAGAAGAAATACATGAGTATTGCCGATACTGCTTCAACAACAGCATCACGAGATATTTCAGAATTGCTAGAGTTCGGGTGTATAGAGCAGATTGAGGGTACGGCTGGGCGGAATATTAGCTATAAAATTGTTCTATAA